Proteins from a single region of Kogia breviceps isolate mKogBre1 chromosome 5, mKogBre1 haplotype 1, whole genome shotgun sequence:
- the LOC131756976 gene encoding MICOS complex subunit MIC10-like, translated as MSDSELSRKWDWCLADAIGKIDTGFGLGLVFSLTFFKRRMWPLAFGSGMGLGMASYSNCQHDFQAPYLLHGKYVKEQEQ; from the exons ATGTCGGATTCAGAGCTCAGCAGGAAGTGGGACTGGTGCTTGGCAGATGCCATCGGGAAGATAGATACTGGTTTTGGATTAGGACTTGTTTTCTCTCTTACCttctttaaaagaagaatgtGGCCATTAGCCTTTGGTTCTGGAATGGGATTGGGAATGGCCTCCTACTCCAACTGTCAGCATGATTTT CAGGCTCCATATCTTCTACATGGGAAATACGTCAAAGAGCAGGAGCAGTGA
- the CLDN14 gene encoding claudin-14 — MASASVQLLGFLLSFLGMVGTLITTILPHWRRTAHVGTNILTAVSYLKGLWMECVWHSTGIYQCQIYRSLLALPRDLQAARALMVISCLLSGVACACAVVGMKCTRCAKGTPAKTTFAVMGGVLFLLAGLLCMVAVSWTTNDVVQNFYNPLLPSGMKFEIGQALYLGFISSSLSLIGGTLLCLACQEEEPSRPSQAQPRAGTASAPTYRPPDAYKDNRPPSATSASHNGYRLNDYV; from the coding sequence ATGGCCAGCGCCTCCGTGCAGCTCCTGGGCTTCCTGCTCAGCTTCCTGGGCATGGTGGGCACGCTCATCACCACCATCCTGCCGCACTGGCGCCGCACGGCGCACGTGGGCACCAACATCCTGACGGCCGTGTCCTACCTGAAGGGGCTGTGGATGGAGTGCGTGTGGCACAGCACGGGCATCTACCAGTGCCAGATCTACCGCTCGCTGCTGGCGCTGCCCCGCGACCTGCAGGCGGCGCGCGCGCTCATGGTCATCTCCTGCCTGCTGTCGGGCGTGGCCTGCGCCTGCGCCGTGGTCGGCATGAAGTGCACGCGCTGCGCCAAGGGCACCCCCGCCAAGACCACGTTCGCCGTGATGGGCGGCGTGCTCTTCCTCCTGGCCGGCCTGCTCTGCATGGTGGCCGTGTCCTGGACCACCAACGACGTGGTGCAGAACTTCTACAACCCGCTGCTGCCCAGCGGCATGAAGTTCGAGATCGGGCAGGCCCTGTACCTCGGCTTCATCTCCTCGTCCCTGTCGCTCATCGGCGGCACGCTGCTCTGCCTGGCCTGCCAGGAGGAGGAGCCCTCCAGGCCCTCCCAGGCTCAGCCCCGGGCCGGCACGGCCAGCGCGCCCACCTACCGGCCGCCCGACGCCTACAAGGACAACCGCCCCCCCTCGGCCACCTCGGCCTCGCACAACGGGTACAGGCTGAACGACTATGTGTGA